A genomic region of Pristiophorus japonicus isolate sPriJap1 chromosome 20, sPriJap1.hap1, whole genome shotgun sequence contains the following coding sequences:
- the LOC139232938 gene encoding alpha-(1,3)-fucosyltransferase 7 has product MAVLHVYLLSTLKTGKILALLLVAGYFMQLVTNCYISQMIWPLKSYAKAQDPRVVLVWHWPFFPNSTMGADVCMDLYAIDNCILTRNRSMFDRADVVVFHHRELQTNSANLPQETRPPNQKWLWVSLESPTNTKRIHQLNGHFNWTMTYKTDSDIFLPYGTLMPSGQPSNFSIPRKSGLSTWVVSNYHKTSRRAKMHANLSKHMIVDVYGKAARKFLPREKLLPTISRYAFYLAFENSIHRDYITEKLWRNAFVAGSVPVVLGPPRANYEEFVPPDSFIHVNDFASEKELGNFLTRLWKNRTQYEQYFNWRKKYTVKMCTDWTERFCNICSKFNSLPQSKVYHNLHEWFHQ; this is encoded by the coding sequence ATGGCAGTCTTGCATGTATACTTACTATCAACATTGAAGACTGGCAAAATCTTGGCACTGCTATTGGTAGCTGGATACTTCATGCAGCTCGTGACTAATTGTTATATCAGCCAGATGATCTGGCCGCTGAAAAGCTACGCAAAGGCTCAAGATCCTCGCGTCGTGTTGGTATGGCATTGGCCATTTTTCCCAAACTCCACTATGGGAGCAGATGTTTGCATGGATTTATATGCGATTGACAACTGCATTCTGACGCGCAACCGGTCCATGTTTGATCGTGCAGATGTCGTGGTGTTCCATCACCGGGAACTGCAGACCAACAGCGCCAATCTGCCGCAGGAGACGAGACCTCCCAACCAGAAGTGGCTCTGGGTGTCTCTGGAATCACCGACTAACACAAAAAGGATTCATCAGCTCAATGGCCACTTCAACTGGACCATGACCTACAAGACCGACTCTGACATCTTCCTCCCTTACGGGACACTCATGCCAAGTGGCCAGCCGTCCAATTTCTCCATCCCTCGGAAGTCTGGCCTGTCGACGTGGGTAGTTAGCAATTACCACAAAACTAGTCGGAGGGCAAAAATGCATGCCAATCTATCCAAGCACATGATAGTAGACGTATATGGAAAGGCGGCCAGAAAATTCCTGCCCAGAGAAAAACTGCTGCCAACCATCTCTAGATATGCCTTTTACCTAGCCTTTGAAAACTCCATACACAGAGACTACATCACAGAGAAGCTCTGGAGAAACGCCTTCGTGGCTGGGTCTGTTCCCGTGGTGTTGGGGCCCCCGCGAGCTAACTACGAAGAGTTTGTCCCGCCAGATTCCTTCATTCACGTGAACGACTTTGCCTCTGAAAAAGAACTGGGCAATTTCCTTACGCGGCTGTGGAAGAACAGAACTCAGTACGAGCAGTATTTCAACTGGCGGAAAAAGTACACGGTCAAGATGTGCACAGACTGGACAGAGAGGTTTTGTAACATTTGCTCTAAATTTAATAGCCTTCCTCAGTCAAAAGTATATCATAATTTACACGAATGGTTTCACCAGTAA